One window of the Salvelinus fontinalis isolate EN_2023a chromosome 2, ASM2944872v1, whole genome shotgun sequence genome contains the following:
- the LOC129869421 gene encoding uncharacterized protein LOC129869421, with the protein MTDHHLKLNLGKTELLFLPGKDCPFHDLAITVDNSIVSSSQSAKNLGVILDNTLSFSTNIKAVARSCRFMLYNIRRVRPSLTQEAAQVLIQALVISRLDYCNSLLAGLPACAIKPLQLIQNAAARLVFNLPKFSHVTPLLRSLHWLPVEARIRYKTMVLAYGAVRGTAPQYLQALIRPYTQTRALRSSTSGLLASLPLRKYSSRSAQSKLFAALAPQWWNKLPHDARTAESITTFRRHLKPHLFKEYLG; encoded by the coding sequence atgacggatcaccacctcaagctgaacctcggcaagacggagctgctcttcctcccggggaaggactgcccgttccatgatctcgccatcacggttgacaactccattgtgtcctcctcccagagcgctaagaaccttggcgtgatcctggacaacaccctgtcgttctcaactaacatcaaggcggtggcccgttcctgtaggttcatgctctacaacatccgcagagtacgaccctccctcacacaggaagcggcgcaggtcctaatccaggcacttgtcatctcccgtctggattactgcaactcgctgttggctgggctccctgcctgtgccatcaaacccctacaactcatccagaacgccgcagcccgtctggtgttcaaccttcccaagttctctcacgtcaccccgctcctccgctctctccactggcttccagttgaagctcgcatccgctacaagaccatggtgcttgcctacggagctgtgaggggaacggcacctcagtaccttcaggctctgatcaggccctacacccaaacaagggcactgcgttcatccacctctggcctgctcgcctccctaccactgaggaagtacagttcccgctcagcccagtcaaaactgttcgctgctctggcaccccaatggtggaacaaactccctcacgacgccaggacagcggagtcaatcaccaccttccggagacacctgaaaccccacctcttcaaggaatacctaggatag